The sequence CCGCTGCTGCCGTACGGCCCGCACGCGGCCGACCTGATCCGGCGCGTCGACACGTTCCCGCACTGCGCGGACGTCATGATCAACAGCCGGTACGACCCGGACTCGGACCAGGCTTCGCCGTTCGAGACGCACGTGGGCTCGCACGGCGGCCTCGGCGGGCCGCAGCAGCGCGGTTTCGTCGTGCACCCGCGCGAGTTCGGCTTTCCCGGTGAGGTCGTCGGGGCCGAATCCCTGCACCGGGTGTTCCGCGGGTGGCTCACGGACTTGGGCCACCCCGCACCGGTTTCCCCAGCTGTTTCGGAGGTAGTTTCGTGAGTCTTACGGTGTACGGCGCGTCCTGGTGCCCGGACGTCAAGCGCAGCCGCGCCCTCCTCGACCGGCTCGGCGTCGAGTATTCCTATGTGGACGTCGAGGCCGACGCGGCCGCCGAGGCCCGCGTCCGCGAGCTGCAGGACGGCGCGCGCCGGATCCCCACGATCGTCTGGGCGGACGGGACGTTCCTGGTCGAGCCGTCCGACGACGAGCTGAGCGCGCGCCTGTGAAGCTGCTGCGGGAGCTGCCGCTGGGCACCCGGGTCGTGGTCCGCTACCGGATCGAGGGCGGGTTCACCGACGCGCTCGGCGACCTGGTGGCGCGCGACTCCACGACGTGCACTGTGGACACTCGCCGCGGCCCGGTCGTGGTGGCGTTCGCCGCGGTCACCCTGGCCAAACCCGTTCCGCCGCCCCCGGTGCGCCGCTCGCGTTTCGAGGAGCTGGTGGCCGAAGCCGACGCGGTCCCGGTCGACGGCTGGGACTTCTCGTGGCTCGACGGCCGCGCCACGGAGGCCCGCCCGTCGTGGGGCTACCAGCGCCTGCTCGCCGAGCGCCTGGCCGGCGTCCAGTCCGCCCTGGACCTGGAAACCGGCGGCGGCGAGGTCCTGGACGGCTGCCCCACGCTGCCGCCCCTGATGGTGGCGACCGAATCGTGGCCCCCGAACATCGCCCGCGCCGCGTCCCGCCTGCGCCCGCGCGGAGTATCCGTGGTGTCCACATCGGACTTCCCGTTCGCCGACAACGCGTTCGACCTGGTCTCCAGCCGCCACCCGGTGACCACGCCGTGGCCGGAGATCGCCCGCGTCCTGCGCCCCGGCGGCACGTACTTCTCCCAGCAGGTCGGCCCGGCGAGCGTGTTCGAGCTGGTGGAGTTCTTCCTTGTCCCACAACCACTTTCGACCCGCTCGAGCCGCGACCCGTCCCACGCGGTCGCGGCGGCGACGGCGGCGGGGTTCGAGGTGGTCGACCTGCGTTCGGAGTCGCTGCGCACCGAGTTCTTCGACATCGGCGCGGTGGTTTACTTCCTGCGCAAGGTGATCTGGATGGTGCCGGGGTTCACGGTGGAGCAGTACCTCCCGAAGCTGCGGGAACTGCACGAGCTGATCGAGCGCGACGGGCCGTTCATCGCCCACACGACCCGGCTCTTGATCGAAGCCCACCTGATCGAGTGATGAACGTCTGTTCGTATGTCGGTAATCTTGTTGTGTGGACGGAGAAACGGTGTGGCAAGCAGACGCGGAGGCCCTGGCCAACCGCCTCCGCGGGCTACTCACCGTCATGCGGTCCGCCGAAGCGGAAATCGGTGCACTGCTGGCGGAAATCGAATCCCGTGGCGTGCTGGAACTGTTCGGATACCGTTCCGCAGCCCGGTTGTTGGAGCATCTCGCCGACCTCCCGCGCGCCGCCGCCGACAAAATGGTCAAACGAGCCCACGCCCTCCACCCCGCCCACTCTCTCGACGCCACCCCCGCCGTCGCTCCCGCCACCGGTGTCGCCGCCCTTGCTGGTCGGTTGAGCACCCCGATGATCGACACCATCATCGACGCCGTTTCCCGCATCCCCGCCGAACACCGCGACACCGCTGAAGCGGACCTGCTGGCCTTCGCCGCCGACGCGGGCCACAAACAAGTCGCCGCCCTCGGCGCCCGGATCCTGGCCCACCTCGACCCCGACGGCACCGCCCCCGACGACACCGAACCCACCACCCCGGTGCGGGAACTCTCCCTGCGCCGCAAACGCACCGGCACCTGGGAACTGACCGGCCGCTTCGACGACGAGACCGGCACCCGCGCCAGCGCCCTCCTCGACGCCCTCGCAGAACGCCGACACGCCGACGACGGCCCGGACTTCCGGTCCCCCCAGGAACGCTACGGCGACGCCTTCTCCGACGCCCTCGACCTGGCCCTCAACTCCCCAGAATTGCCCACCCAAGCCGGAGAACGCGTCCACGTCATGGTCGCGGTGTCCCTGACCGACCTGCGCTCCGGCCTCGGCACGGCGACTCTCGGCGACACCGGCCTGATCTCGGCCGCCGAGGCTCGCGTCCATGCCTGCGACTGCACCCTGATCCCCGCGGTCCTGGGCACCGCCAGCGAACCGCTGAACCTGGGCCGGGCCCGCCGCCTCATCTCACCCGGACTGCGCCGGGCGTTGTTCCTGCGCGACCGCGGGTGTGCGTTCCCCGGCTGTCACCGCCCACCCCGGCATTGCCAGGGCCACCACATCCACCACTGGTCCGAAGGCGGCCTGACCGACCTAGCGAACCTGGTACTGCTCTGCGGGCACCATCACCGGTTACTGCATCGGTCGGGTTGGCAGGTCCGCATCACCCCCGACGGCCACCCCGAATTCCTACCACCCCGGTTCTTGGACAAACGCCGAAAACCCAGGCGCAACAACATCCATCAGCCCCTGCCCTTCGCAGCCTGAACACGGGACAGGCCCGCAGCCACCGGCTACGGGCCTACCCGCACGTCCGCGATCCGCAGACCGACTCGTGGCATTCCTTGGCCGGCCAACACCGAACTCCAGCCAAGAGCCCTATTCGACAAGCTCACCCGCCGGCGGACGTAACGGCCACGATCAGACGCGGCCGGGCATCAGGTGACGTATCCGCCTGGCCTCACGATGCGCCACATCGCCGACGCCGGCCGGTCGGGGCCGCCCCGGATCAGCAACCACATCCGGGCCTGCTCACCGACTTCGCTTCCGAGCTACTGGAAATCCTCTCGCGCGGCGGCGTCCCGCCCGGGATCGCCAAGGGGTCCTTGATGCGCACCCTTTGGCCGGGGCCCTGCCCCAATGCCCGGCATCGGCGTCAGCACCGCAGGCCGCCCCCGCTCGAAGACGGCGACCGCCTCCTCGGGCCATCTGACGGCCTACGCAGGCTTCACCCCGGTCTCCCGCGGGCTACACCCGGCCGACCGCACCCCGGCCCAAGCGACAGTCACCGCCCGTCGATCCGCCGCCGGGCCACCCGCCGCGCGATGACCTCCGCGTCCAGGCCCTCGCATTTCAGCTCCAGCGTCAGACAGCATCGTCGGCCGTAGCCCCAACGGTCAACGAACCCGCACGATCGCCGCCTCGACGCCGTCCAGCAGCAGCTCCAACCCCGCCTCGAACGACAACCGCGCCTCCCGCTCCAGATACGGCTCCTCCGTGTCCACCGGCTCGTGCCCCAGCCGAGCCACCGTCGGGAACCGCGCCGCCAAGTCCGGCACCAGCTCACCCAGCAACGCCGAGCGCGCGTACCACCAGTCCTCTTCGGACTGTCCCGTCTCGGCCGCCGCCTGCCGGGACTCCGCCGCCGCCTGGACCGAGCCGCGGACGATGTTGAACAGCGCCGAGACCACCCAGCGCACCCGAGACAACGGCAAGCCCGTCGCCGACAAAACGGACAGCAGCGTCTCCTGGACGTGAAACTCCCCCGGGCCCAGCACCGGACGCGCCGGCGACACCTGCAACAGCCACGGATGCCGCAAGTGCAGTTCCCACAACGAATCGGCCAGCGCCAACGCGGCCGAACGCCACCCCGACGCAGACGAATACGACGACGGCAGCTCCGCCAGCGCCCGGTCGTACATCAGGTCGACCAGCTCGGTCTTGCCCGGCACGTACGTATACAGCGCCATCGCCGTGCGGCCGAGGCGCTCGCCGACCGAACGCATCGACAGCGCCGCCATGCCGTCGGCGTCGGCGATCTCGATCGCCGCCGACACGATCGCCTCGACGGACAGGCCGGGTTTGGGGCCCGGGCCGGTGCGCGGGGCACCCACCCGCGGCCCCCACAGCAGCTCCATGGACCGGCGGGCGTCGCCCTGACCCGCGAAGACGACCACCTTGCCGACTCCTTACACCCTAAAGTAATGTATCCCGAAGAATCACTTTACAGCCTAAACTATCTAGAAGGACCGTATGACTTCACCCAGGCGGGCCGCCGACACCCACGACGTGATCGAGGTCCGGGGGGCCCGGGAGAACAACCTGACCGGCATCGACCTGGACATCCCGAAGCGCCGGCTCACGGTGTTCACGGGCGTGTCCGGCTCCGGCAAGTCGTCCCTGGTCTTCGGCACCATCGCGGCCGAGTCCCAGCGGCTGATCAACGAGACCTACAGCGCCTTCCTCCAGTCGTTCATGCCGAGCCTGTCGCGCCCGGACGTCGACCTGCTGGAGAACCTCAGCGCGGCCATCGTCGTCGACCAGGAGCGGATGGGTGCCAACTCGCGCTCCACTGTCGGCACCGCGACCGACGCCTACGCGATGCTGCGGATCGCCTTCTCGCGGCTCGGCGAGCCGTACGTCGGCACGTCCGGCGCCTTCAGCTTCAACCTCCCCGAGGGCATGTGCCCGGCCTGCGAGGGCCTCGGCCGCGTGTCCGACCTCGACGTCAACGCCCTGCTGGACTTCGACCTTTCCCTCCACGAAGGCGCGATCCAGGTGCCGGGCTTCACGCCGGACACCTGGTACGTGCAGACCTACCTCTCCTCCGGCTTCTACGACCCCGACGCCAAGATCCGCGACTTCACGCCGGAACAGCTCGACGCCCTGCTGCACAAGGACTCCTGCAAAGTCAAAGTCGGCAAGACCAACGTGACCTATGAAGGCCTCGCGGTGAAGGTCCGGCGGCTCTACCTGCACAAGGACGTCGAGTCGCTGCAGCCGAAGCTGCGCGCGTTCATCGAGCGAGCCGCCACCTTCAAGACCTGCGGCGAGTGCGGCGGCGCCCGGCTGAACCAGGCCGCGCTCTCGGCGAAGATCGACGGCAAGAACATCGCCGACTGCGCCGCGCTGCAGATCAGCGACCTCGCCGACTTCGTCCGGTCCCTCGACGCGCCGTCGATCCGGCCGCTGCTGGGCAACCTGCGCGACACCCTCGACTCGCTCGTCGAGATCGGTCTCGGCTACCTCTCGCTCGACCGCGAGTCCGCGACGCTCTCCGGCGGCGAGGCGCAGCGCGTGAAGATGGTGCGCCACCTCGGTTCCAGCCTCACCGACGTCACCTACGTCTTCGACGAGCCGACCGTCGGGCTGCACCCGCACGACATCGAGCGG is a genomic window of Amycolatopsis lexingtonensis containing:
- a CDS encoding ATP-binding cassette domain-containing protein; its protein translation is MTSPRRAADTHDVIEVRGARENNLTGIDLDIPKRRLTVFTGVSGSGKSSLVFGTIAAESQRLINETYSAFLQSFMPSLSRPDVDLLENLSAAIVVDQERMGANSRSTVGTATDAYAMLRIAFSRLGEPYVGTSGAFSFNLPEGMCPACEGLGRVSDLDVNALLDFDLSLHEGAIQVPGFTPDTWYVQTYLSSGFYDPDAKIRDFTPEQLDALLHKDSCKVKVGKTNVTYEGLAVKVRRLYLHKDVESLQPKLRAFIERAATFKTCGECGGARLNQAALSAKIDGKNIADCAALQISDLADFVRSLDAPSIRPLLGNLRDTLDSLVEIGLGYLSLDRESATLSGGEAQRVKMVRHLGSSLTDVTYVFDEPTVGLHPHDIERMNNLLLCLRDKGNTILVVEHKPETIRIADHVVDLGPGAGTDGGRLCYAGDIDGLRASGTLTGRHLDHRVTLREHVREPAGHLRISGAKLHNLRDVSVDVPLGVLTVVTGVAGSGKSSLIHGSLAHRDGVVVVDQSAIRGSRRSNPATYTGLLDPIRAAFAKANGVKASLFSANSEGACPKCKGLGVIYTDLAMMAGVASACEECEGRRFTPEVLTYELRGKNISEVFGMSVAEAREFFATGTARTVLDRLADVGLGYLTLGQPLTTLSGGERQRLKLAIRMAEKGSTYILDEPTTGLHLADVDQLLALMDRIVDAGNTVIVIEHHQAVMAHADWLIDLGPGAGHDGGRVVFEGTPAALVENASTLTARHLREYLGKP
- a CDS encoding glutaredoxin domain-containing protein; translation: MSLTVYGASWCPDVKRSRALLDRLGVEYSYVDVEADAAAEARVRELQDGARRIPTIVWADGTFLVEPSDDELSARL
- a CDS encoding HNH endonuclease signature motif containing protein produces the protein MRSAEAEIGALLAEIESRGVLELFGYRSAARLLEHLADLPRAAADKMVKRAHALHPAHSLDATPAVAPATGVAALAGRLSTPMIDTIIDAVSRIPAEHRDTAEADLLAFAADAGHKQVAALGARILAHLDPDGTAPDDTEPTTPVRELSLRRKRTGTWELTGRFDDETGTRASALLDALAERRHADDGPDFRSPQERYGDAFSDALDLALNSPELPTQAGERVHVMVAVSLTDLRSGLGTATLGDTGLISAAEARVHACDCTLIPAVLGTASEPLNLGRARRLISPGLRRALFLRDRGCAFPGCHRPPRHCQGHHIHHWSEGGLTDLANLVLLCGHHHRLLHRSGWQVRITPDGHPEFLPPRFLDKRRKPRRNNIHQPLPFAA
- a CDS encoding class I SAM-dependent methyltransferase, which codes for MRRSRFEELVAEADAVPVDGWDFSWLDGRATEARPSWGYQRLLAERLAGVQSALDLETGGGEVLDGCPTLPPLMVATESWPPNIARAASRLRPRGVSVVSTSDFPFADNAFDLVSSRHPVTTPWPEIARVLRPGGTYFSQQVGPASVFELVEFFLVPQPLSTRSSRDPSHAVAAATAAGFEVVDLRSESLRTEFFDIGAVVYFLRKVIWMVPGFTVEQYLPKLRELHELIERDGPFIAHTTRLLIEAHLIE
- a CDS encoding TetR/AcrR family transcriptional regulator, with translation MVVFAGQGDARRSMELLWGPRVGAPRTGPGPKPGLSVEAIVSAAIEIADADGMAALSMRSVGERLGRTAMALYTYVPGKTELVDLMYDRALAELPSSYSSASGWRSAALALADSLWELHLRHPWLLQVSPARPVLGPGEFHVQETLLSVLSATGLPLSRVRWVVSALFNIVRGSVQAAAESRQAAAETGQSEEDWWYARSALLGELVPDLAARFPTVARLGHEPVDTEEPYLEREARLSFEAGLELLLDGVEAAIVRVR